Below is a genomic region from Castanea sativa cultivar Marrone di Chiusa Pesio chromosome 2, ASM4071231v1.
GACAAGGGACTAGGGCTatggttagggttagggttttgagTAGCTCTTAGTAAAGCCAAGAGATGAGAATTCTGTGGCGAACCCCACAGAATTGGGCTTGATGAAAGGTCATGATCGAAGCCGGTTCCGAGGCCTGACCTTCCAAACTCAGATGTTAAGGTCTTGATCTTGCTACAGCTTGACTTGGAAACTGAGGTTGAGATTGTACCATTCTTGTTCTTTCTGCAACCACCTCCAATTGGAACATTTCGGAGGGCACCACCTTTGGTCCAATAACGGCGACAAGTCTTGCAGAAGTGGCGAGGCTGAGTGAGGTTGTAGTTGTTGTAGTAACAGAACTTTGTGTTGGAAGAATCGCATCTTGGACACCTCAAGTTTTGGTTATCAGAATTTGATGTTGTTGTAGCTGTAGTAGCTGTTGTAGTTGAGGAAGAAGGAGATGGTGCaggagatggagaagaaggtggagtacTGGTTTGTAATACTACTCCATTAGTAGAGATTTTCCTCTCTCCTGCTATAAGGCCTGCACCTCCCAACAGTTCTTGGATCATCTTTTCTTCTTGTAGATCTACAACAatccaaaaacaagaaaagcaaACAAGGGTTAGTCTTTTTGAGGAAGTGGAAAAGCTAAAGAAAGTAGTTTTTGTTGTGTATTAGTGTGCATGTGTCATCTATgtatgaaagagagagagagagagaaagaaagagagaggttgAATTACATGGCTTGCCTTTGCAAGTTCAGTGTGATTGGCTTTGTTGTTTGGCCAGTTTTTTGGTGGGTGTAAAAGAATAGAGGCTTGGAGGTGGGGAAGCTTTAATATATAGAAGAAACATGCAATGTGAAATAAAGCAACTACT
It encodes:
- the LOC142623478 gene encoding uncharacterized protein LOC142623478 — translated: MIQELLGGAGLIAGERKISTNGVVLQTSTPPSSPSPAPSPSSSTTTATTATTTSNSDNQNLRCPRCDSSNTKFCYYNNYNLTQPRHFCKTCRRYWTKGGALRNVPIGGGCRKNKNGTISTSVSKSSCSKIKTLTSEFGRSGLGTGFDHDLSSSPILWGSPQNSHLLALLRATQNPNPNHSPSPLSNSVHVKEEGNMVGSHLMTEPVVSTGALNARTLGLDPLGHGQVPSLGLCSSFWRNNQHQAQQQNGFVSNGEVQNSSSGIQELYQRLRSSSNYYGHDHSPVVLSNLASSSSTSSSILESASVAGGELGYWNPAFSWSDLPTTNGAYP